The Kwoniella dendrophila CBS 6074 chromosome 3, complete sequence genome contains a region encoding:
- a CDS encoding histone H4, translated as MSGRGKGGKGLGKGGAKRHRKVLRDNIQGITKPAIRRLARRGGVKRISGLIYEETRGVLKIFLENVIRDSVTYTEHAKRKTVTSLDVVYALKRQGRTLYGFGA; from the exons atgTCAGGTCGAggaaaaggtggtaaaggtttaggtaaaggtggtgctAAAAGACACAGAAAAGTTTTGAGAGATAACATCCA AGGTATTACCAAACCAGCTATCAGACGTCTCGCAAGAAGAGGTGGTGTAAAGAGAATTTCAGGTCTCATTTACGAAGAAACTAGAGGTGTACTTAAAATCTTCCTTGAAAACGTTATCAGAGATTCAGTCACTTACACTGAACACGCCAAGAGAAAGACTG TCACTTCCCTCGACGTCGTCTACGCTCTTAAAAGACAAGGTAGAACCCTTTACGGTTTCGGTGCTTAA